A window of the Cannabis sativa cultivar Pink pepper isolate KNU-18-1 chromosome X, ASM2916894v1, whole genome shotgun sequence genome harbors these coding sequences:
- the LOC115707229 gene encoding serine/threonine protein phosphatase 2A 57 kDa regulatory subunit B' epsilon isoform → MMKGQYNTTNTKASLSPNRTSLKTLFDLDSNNEIEEILSMISYCTSTKTLIDPSEFPSQQEKKGNMLSQLLTILRNTKKCNHVSQILLSPLMEMISANLFRSLPPPSKPYSSFSSLITLDSDFPDEEDPISKLSRIWSHLQIVYDILMRLITNIDPHTLSSYINHHFLANLLNLFQSEDPRERESLKNIYHRIYSRFTFHRSFMRKSMNDEFLNYVFEMERHCGIGELLEIWGSIINGFTVPLKEEHKLFLMRVLIPLHKTKGMQGYHRQLAYCVSQFVQKEPVLGGVVVRGILKYWPLTNCQKQVLLIGELEDLVENIDPDQYRKLALPFCAQITRCINSWNSQVAERALYVWNNEHFVKMASMAIEEVFPMVVEGMEKNLKWHWNKNVQLLTQDVKLMLQEMDPILYSKCLDEIQERESKAFLADINRKEKWDRIEMAADNKTKTTTKSNYGFLHHQSQSPYICV, encoded by the exons ATGATGAAGGGTCAATACAACACTACAAATACAAAAGCCTCTCTCTCACCAAATAGAACATCACTAAAGACCCTCTTTGATCTTGATTCCAACAATGAAATTGAGGAAATTCTTTCAATGATCTCTTATTGTACTTCCACAAAAACTTTGATTGATCCATCTGAATTTCCTTCTCAACAAGAGAAAAAAGGCAACATGCTTAGTCAACTCCTCACAATCCTAAGAAACACCAAAAAGTGTAATCATGTTAGTCAAATTTTGTTGTCACCTCTAATGGAGATGATCTCAGCCAATCTATTTAGATCACTCCCTCCACCATCAAAACCATATTCTTCATTCTCATCACTCATCACCTTAGACTCAGATTTTCCTGATGAAGAAGATCCCATTTCGAAACTATCAAGAATATGGTCTCATCTACAAATAGTTTATGATATTCTCATGAGATTGATCACAAACATTGATCCTCATACTTTGAGTAGTTACATTAACCATCATTTCCTTGCCAATCTTCTCAACCTTTTCCAATCCGAAGATCCAAGGGAGCGCGAAAGCTTGAAGAACATCTACCATAGAATCTATTCTAGATTCACTTTCCACCGTTCATTCATGAGAAAATCAATGAATGATGAGTTCTTGAACTATGTGTTTGAAATGGAGAGGCATTGTGGGATTGGTGAGTTGCTTGAGATATGGGGAAGCATTATCAATGGCTTCACAGTTCCACTCAAAGAAGAGCACAAGTTGTTTTTGATGAGAGTACTAATTCCTTTGCATAAGACTAAAGGAATGCAGGGTTACCATAGGCAGTTGGCTTATTGTGTGTCTCAATTTGTGCAAAAGGAACCTGTGCTTGGTGGGGTTGTGGTTAGAGGGATTTTGAAGTATTGGCCACTCACTAATTGTCAAAAACAGGTTTTGCTTATTGGGGAATTGGAGGATTTGGTTGAGAATATTGACCCTGATCAGTATAGAAAGTTGGCTCTCCCTTTCTGTGCTCAAATCACAAGATGCATCAACAGTTGGAACTCACAG GTAGCTGAGAGAGCTCTATATGTGTGGAACAATGAACACTTTGTGAAAATGGCATCAATGGCAATTGAAGAAGTGTTTCCAATGGTAGTGGAAGGAATGGAGAAGAATCTCAAGTGGCATTGGAATAAAAACGTTCAACTACTCACACAAGATGTCAAACTTATGCTGCAAGAAATGGATCCAATTTTGTACTCAAAATGCCTTGATGAGATTCAAGAAAGGGAATCCAAAGCTTTCCTTGCTGATAtaaacagaaaagaaaagtgGGACAGAATTGAAATGGCAGCAGATAATAAGACTAAGACTACCACTAAGTCCAACTATGGTTTTTTGCACCACCAGTCACAATCACcttatatttgtgtttaa